Genomic segment of Candidatus Eisenbacteria bacterium:
GCGCCCTGCAGCTCGATCACCATCCCGCCCTCATCGTGGACATCGGCGGCGGCAGCATGCAGATGGTGGTCGGCAATCGCGACCGGATGATGCTGGCGACGGGGGCTCAGCTCGGCGCGCTGCGACTGCGCGAGACCTTGCTGGAGAGCGACCCGCCGTCGCGTCGCGATCTCGAGCGGCTTCAGCGCACGGTGCGCAAGCTGGCCAAGCCCGCGATCGAGCAGGTGCGCGAGCTGCGGCCGGTCGCGGTGTACGGATCGTCGGGATCCATCCATGCGCTGGCGCAGGCATCGCATTGGCTGGAGAAGGGTGGCCCGATCGAGCACATCAATGGCCACGTCCTGTCGCTCCAATCCCTCAAGCGACTCACACGCCGCCTGGCGCGCATGTCGGAGGAGGAGCGCCACGCGCTCAAGGGTCTCGACGCCAAGCGCGCCGAGATCATCGTGCCGGGCGCCGTGGTGCTGCAGCACGTGCTCGACAAGGTCGGCGCGGGCGGCATCGTGATCTCGGACTTCGGCGTGCGGGAAGGTCTGGTGAGCGACTACCTGGAGTTCCACGCGGCCGAGCTCTCGGCGCTCGACCAGGTGGATGACCTGCGGCTGCGCAGCGTGATGGCCCTGCTGCAGAAGTTCCAGATGGACGGTCCCCACCCCCGGCACGTCGCGACGCTTTCACTCGCGCTGTTCGATGGGCTGGCGCCGGAGCACGGACTTCCTGCCGAGACCCGCGACCTCATGCGCTTCGCGGCGCTGCTCCACGACATCGGCTCCGCCATCGGCTTCGACGGGCATGGCGAGCACTCTCGCTATGTGATCCTGAACGGCCGGCTGCGCGGCTTGTCGGGCGAAGAGGTGGCGGTCGTGGCGAACGTCGCCCGCTATCACGGCGGAGGCCGGCCGCGAAAGCGCGACGAGCACTACGGAGCGCTGCCCAAGAACCTGCGCCGCACGGTGCAGTGGCTGTCGGCGATGCTACGAGTCGCCGAGGGGCTCGACCGCAGCCACTACCAGCTGGTGAAGTCGGTCGACGTGGCACGGCGCTCTGGCTCGTTCATCCTGCGGGTGAGCTCGAGACGGGACGCCCAGCTCGAGCTGTGGGCCGCGCGGCACCGCACCGAACTCCTCGAGCGGCTGCTCGGCAAGCCGGTGAAGATCGCGCTGCGCTCGCCTCAGGCCGTCAAGGCCGAGGAGTCGCGGCGGCGCTCGTCACGGCCGCCGCAAGACGTTCCAGCGCTCGCCATCGTGCCTGGACGGCCCGATC
This window contains:
- a CDS encoding Ppx/GppA phosphatase family protein, which produces MRIAAIDIGTNSIHMVVAEATSGTSFEVVEREREVVQIGRGSFHGKRLRPEAIRRTVDALARFVQLARRFQVDRILCTATAAVREARNGGDFQSAARRVSGISPRVIPAEEEGRLIYLAVRGALQLDHHPALIVDIGGGSMQMVVGNRDRMMLATGAQLGALRLRETLLESDPPSRRDLERLQRTVRKLAKPAIEQVRELRPVAVYGSSGSIHALAQASHWLEKGGPIEHINGHVLSLQSLKRLTRRLARMSEEERHALKGLDAKRAEIIVPGAVVLQHVLDKVGAGGIVISDFGVREGLVSDYLEFHAAELSALDQVDDLRLRSVMALLQKFQMDGPHPRHVATLSLALFDGLAPEHGLPAETRDLMRFAALLHDIGSAIGFDGHGEHSRYVILNGRLRGLSGEEVAVVANVARYHGGGRPRKRDEHYGALPKNLRRTVQWLSAMLRVAEGLDRSHYQLVKSVDVARRSGSFILRVSSRRDAQLELWAARHRTELLERLLGKPVKIALRSPQAVKAEESRRRSSRPPQDVPALAIVPGRPDREARSAPRAVRRAPSRGPATRGGK